The Pongo abelii isolate AG06213 chromosome 7, NHGRI_mPonAbe1-v2.0_pri, whole genome shotgun sequence genome contains the following window.
GTAGAGGGGATTCTAAGAAGAAGACGAGCAGCAGACATAAAAAGCTGCATCTTGGATTGGATGTAGAGGCTTCAGAGAGAGATGCCTTAAGTTGTACTGTACCCGATGAACTTTTGAACAGAATCTACTTTAAAAACATGAGGACAACGCCAAAACAGGAGGCAGCAGCTAAGCAACACATATCTTCTCAGTGTCCCGATTGTAACAGGAAAAGAGCGGAGCTGGCCCTATCTGCCTTTCTGAAACAAAAGAAGACTTTACTGCAGTCATTTCTACTCCAAGAGAAAATAGATGAACATCTTCATACCAAAGACTTTCTCACCCGTATTGGAGAAGCACATCAAGACTTTCCCAGGCTTTCAGATGACCCCAGAATAATCTGGAAAAGACTGACTGAGAAAAGTCATATCAGATACTCTGGTTTTGAAAGATCAGAGACAGAGCAGGAGATGCAGCGAGATGGAAATAGTGCATGCCATTTACCCTTTTCTCTGCCACTTCTCAAGCGACTTACTCTAATCAAACCAGAGCTGGTGATTGTTAATGATAATGTGTAATGTGGATAGATGTCTTTGTTGTGTATTTGAGTAATTACTATAATTTCTACAGGCACTTGGGAAACTAACTTAAGACTTTACTATGCTTCCTTCACAGATTTGAGGACTAAGaactttcactttttttccctGATTATAGAAGGCACTGTTGTAGTTGGAATAGTTACAAAAACTTTTACAAAAATCCAAGAGAGCTATGTTGGTAGTTTGGGCCAGGATGTTGATGGAGCAGAAGCAAAGTAGTGTGGGGATGTAAGAGAAATTTAAAACGTAATAACTGTCTTTGGCGATCAAATGGCTATGGGGAATTAATAAATAGTAGATGTTTGAAATATTACTAAGGCTCTGACTTGTGCGCCCGGATGAATGATCATGAATTTCATTAAGATAGGAACACCAGAAGAGGACTGTGTTTGATGGGAGTGATGAAGAGTATGATTATTTGGACATATAAGGTGCATTTGGGACATATACATTGACAGTTTGAGGAAAcatttgattatttgtttttgcAGTTCAGAGGAAAGGTATAGCCTAGAGGTGAAAAATAAATTGGCgagggctgggggaagggtgggGATCAATGGCATATAGCTGGAAATTGAAGCCATAGATTGTCAAGCTTTTTTGGAAGCGACTAGAATAAGAAGAGAAGCAGGGTTGATGCCAACTCCTGAGAAATGCCAATTAATGGCTAAGTAGaggaaaataaaccagaaaagattgtgaaaaaaattatcaagtgGATGAAGGAAATCAGGAATGTATGGTGTCATAGATGCTAAGGAATGAATATTTAAAGAAGGATGGTTATCTAACCACGTCAATCTGCAGATAGGCCATGTAAAGATGATTTAGTCATGTATTGGGCACTGTTGACCTTAGCAAATGCCATTTCACTTATACAAATGGGGTAGACAAAGTAGGTTGAGGAAAAATGTAAGTAAATAATGAATGGATATAGAGTACTCCTTGAAAAATTTAGCTgtagggggaaaaagaaataaagctggGGGTAGGTGTTGAGTTTTGAGAGAAGAACGCTTGAACAAATTATCTAGATAGCCATTTTggttgtgaagattttatgaAACTTCTGTTGTTCATCCAAATTTATGTAATGAGGGAACAGTATTTTTCCCCAAGGAATACCATGGCATTTTGAAAACACATGTATGGAGAAAAATGTTAGATGGCATTCTGAGAAGCCATTTATTATCTATTtcctctataaaaatataaaaccatagaATTAGTGGCATTACCTGGAGGTCACTTTTCTACGTGTCTAACACCTGAATTATCTcagtgaaaaagaaatttgtttgcAAAAATCAGCACAGAAGAGTTTTAGTATTGCACTTCACTATTACTCTTTGAGTTAAGATCTTCGTTTATGTATCAAGATactattttttccccataaaaTTTAGCATATTTCCTCTTAGTAAGTCATTCTAAATGGAAAATAACCATTACCACTTTCATAATAACCTTTTATTTGAAATCCATATTATGTCATGCTTTATCTTTGACATCTCAATATATTCATGTTTTACATAATCAAAATTCTGAATAAT
Protein-coding sequences here:
- the C7H8orf48 gene encoding uncharacterized protein C8orf48 homolog is translated as MAICPELAQTDKSALANLSDETETLKNFTHEVQTSSSFSSSGGRQPSPLTSGSKLEREKQTPSLEQGDTQSELLVFKNYEKKLSKKWINYLKRKDSNFEQHQPDTKLPAEITRISDEELNALQSYCTMRINLIHRRGDSKKKTSSRHKKLHLGLDVEASERDALSCTVPDELLNRIYFKNMRTTPKQEAAAKQHISSQCPDCNRKRAELALSAFLKQKKTLLQSFLLQEKIDEHLHTKDFLTRIGEAHQDFPRLSDDPRIIWKRLTEKSHIRYSGFERSETEQEMQRDGNSACHLPFSLPLLKRLTLIKPELVIVNDNV